The genomic stretch ACTGCCACTGCAGTTTGGATGGATGTTGAACTCAGGttagataaaaaacaaatctttaaatattGCATAGTCTGTTTCCTTCACCGTCTCACACATATAATGAATACATAACCAACTTCTGCTGCGAGTCCCAGAGTCAGTGAGTCCTAATCTGAGAGATCATAGTAACATAACACCACCAGCTACCAAAGAATCTACACACAAACTGATGCTGGTATTTACAATGTGTTGTAGGGCGTCTCGCTGACCCAACCGGTGCTACCACTTGCGGCCTGCAAACAGGAGATACTATGTGTGTTTCTACTCAGAGCTGGTGGGGCTGTAAgtatgacaaacacacacacacacacacacacacacacacgttgaaaACTTAAACACAAAACTTCTTCTGTCCCATCCAGGTGTGACCTACTTTGTCTCTGTACTTCCCTTCCTGTCTGCTGTGAAGCAGGGCTTCATGGGAGCAGGAGTTCAGGTACTTGTGCAGCTAGACATCTCAAATAGAAAGTGAGACAATTGAACACAAGACAAAGAGTCTACAGCTACGCTATGCTATGCAATTCTATTAGGTCCAGATGCAGATACCTGAAGGTGTACAGGACTATTGCACCACATATGAAAGCTGTGCAGCTAGCTACCCTGATGCCATGTCCAAGTGGGATGCCTTTTTCCAGGTACatgagttacacacacacacacacacaaacacacacacacatacacacacacacacacacacacacaatacagcaATGCAATCTAGTGGACACTGTTTTTATAGATTGATGATTATCAATCTCTCTTTATCATCCCCCCGactttatggaagtgcaatTATAAATAGCTGGTGTACATCCTtaatgttgcatgtgtgtgttgttaaagGGCCTGAAGGCTGCAGCTGAGTCTCCTCTCCCTGAAAACGAGAAGAAAGACTCTCTTCTTGGTCTCTTCTGGGTGGCCGAAATGGCTTCAGCCCACGCCTCTGCTACATGCAACTCCAGGTAATAcgtctatccatctatctatctatctatctatctatctatctatctatctatctatctatctatctatctatctatctatctatctatctatctagctatatAGCTATCTAGATATCTATCTATCGTTATGTGTCGTTAGTGTAATCCGTGCAAAACATGAAGAGTAAATTAGTACATTTTGGATACATTTCCAAACTCATGGAAACTCAAATAAAATGGTGAGCAGTATGTAGCGTGCCAGGCCTATGTAGAGGTCTGTAGGGAGTGATTACTTAGCCCAACTGATTATTCCTGTTTCTAAACTTTATGGTAAAATAAAGTTGACACACTTTTTCTGCATCCGGGGCTTGGCACCACCCAAgacatttgtgattggtttaaagaaatacaaacaacccagagcataTTTTTCACAGACTGTAATCCAGCATTGAAACAGCACTGTGGGGATAaatctggctatgtgagactaCTTCATATTTGACTGAGAGATATTAGAGTGGTATCatttttctcatctaactcttggcaacaaaacaaataagctGTATCCCTCTCttgttctctcctctccttcaggCAGAGCCACTACTCCTCTTCAGAGGTTTCATTCCAAAACAGCTGGCTGAACTCAGCTGAGTACGTTGCTGCGGCACACTTCCAATCCAATTTGCAAAATTCTGCATTGTTCATATCCCCTCTCCCAAGTCGTGTTTTACAGGTACGTCACTAGAAATgcatacattacacacatacacactagtCATTTCTAAACCACATTTTTTACAACTTGTGTATTCATCTTAATTTTGTTCTGTCTTTCATCTAGGTGAACGACAATGCGCCAAACATAGCTGATCTGAGTTCGGAGGAGAACCACACACTGTATGTCTTCTCCTGGATGGACAGTGTCAACAGTCTGCTTGGTagggcacgcacacacacacacacacacacacacatatacatatattgtagTAAAGCTTTTATGCATTGAATTATTGAGCTGATCATGATCATGTCATCTACCAGGGGGGACACTGGTGCGTATGTGGAGAAGTGCCATGTGTTCAGTGAACACaagagagaaaggcagacagatGCTGGAGCAGCTCCTTCTGGATCCTACCTTTGCCACACAAACTTTCCTCTCCATCATCACTGGAATGACTTCGAGCTGTTAAAACAAATTCAGAGACACAGACCAAATTACAGAGATAAGAACTCTAATTACAAAATTGTAGTCAGTATATTTTACAGTAGGCAAACTTTTGTATTACTCAGAGGGAGGGATGACTAAGAGAAGAGacttgcaaaacaaaaagacataagtgatatttctttgaaaataaatgatgccAATATTCAGAAGGTGTAGATCAAGAGGAATTCCAGATTACAATTCAAAAGCAGGTAGACCTCTTTATTCTTGTCCGTCTCTTGTATGTGTGGCCCAATAAAGTATCACAAAAAACCCTACTTTCGCTGttattattgtactttttttgaaGATTGTGTTTTGCACTTAATAATAATCCAATGATAATCCAAGAGTTATagacatataatatataatatagacaTATAAGTCAGACAGGGTCCAACCGGAGCTGTACTACAGTCCAAAAGCGCTTCCTAGTGGATCTTTGATTGTAGTGCTAACCTATCATGAATTGTCAAAGGGCAAAGTACAAACCATGGGACATTTTCAGTAATGCAATGAGAAggatgtttaaaataaaacctaTAATACGATCAAAGTAGATGTATTCAgggaaaaatgttgataaaatatATGAGGGTCACGCGTACAGGTTGCGTAAGACTGCTTGTAGCTCTTGTAATGTTTCTTCTGTATCCCTGGAGAGAACATCAGAGATGTTGCCAGACAAACGGATAGGCAGTCATATCTTTGGGGAGAATGGTGCCTTATCTGACTACTAGATTATAATGGATTCATATCAAACACAGCCATCTTGGCGAGAATCATAAAAACactcaatgtctttttttcaatttggatACACGCAGCATTAGGGTTTCCTGGTAATAGATTATCGAAAGGACTCAGAAACACTAAAAATAATATTCctgtaaatatttttcaaaatatgcgCTGAAGATGTGTGGAAAATTTGGTAGTTGACATGCAAAGAAACAAGGCTAATGGAAAAGTCTTTATTTCAACACAAAAAGATAACATTTACCtcaacaaaatacaacacacatgTTGAATCACTGTAGGTGGAAAGCATCAAATGAGAATGACAtccaagacatttttaaaaggaagaCACAAAGGGTCATTAAACCCGCCATGGAGAAGTACAATAAAACCTTCTGTATATTATTAAcatcatgtactgtatctatGTTTGCTCATGATTGTCTGTGGAAAAGCAATATCAATACAAactcagaatttaaaaaaaaaaatcacaaatgcaGATTTTGACATCCTGTGAAGGCTTGCACAGATGTGTACTTAACGCGCcttttctgtttagttttgacATTCTTGGTGGTTCTTCCTATTCATTATTAATCATGTTTTGAGAGCATTTAGATTAGTgctacaaaaacataaattacattGATGGAGCTTCGAAGATGTGACGAGAAACCAATTTAACCTTTCAACCTTACTCCTGTGGTAATACAAATCCAGACGGTCCGGAATGTATTCTGGTTAACTGCATAAAAGAACTGTAATACAGTCTTATAACTTGTAAATAACCTGCACCAGCTTCCAGACAAGACTCACCAGTAAATAGCCTACTGCTTCCTCAGGACATGTATATAATTCACCACACTTGCCTGTTCAAATGAGTCATAAATCAGGGTTTGATAATACACACATTGCCCTGGTTAATTTACAGAAGTGGTTCCCAAACGGTCAGGTGGAGCCCTCTGGAGGGGTACAGAGGTATTGCAGGGAGCAAACATTACGTGTGGGAAAACTGTAAGGGGAAACCACAAAAGGGGAATAAACCAGCAGACTATTTTGAAATACCCAACACAGGTATAGCCTCTTATCAACTGTTATTGTAATAGGCATGAGGGACATTTGTCCACATGCTGAAGCAATGTACCGTTACATGGGGTATGTGTAAGGACGATATTCTGTACCCGAAAAGTTGGAAGTATCTttctcaaatataaaaaaataaacccattTAAGCATAAATATTAAGAATCTTGATCTTGAGTTGACAGTTACTGTAACACATTAGAACCTTGTGCCTTCTGTGTGTCAGTTTAGA from Etheostoma cragini isolate CJK2018 chromosome 18, CSU_Ecrag_1.0, whole genome shotgun sequence encodes the following:
- the LOC117961995 gene encoding protein LEG1 homolog encodes the protein MLRPLFFSLLLACAVSLSSSAVFLENGMPILWAQTAGQLTDLPSQNGILTPDPWNFLHRMSLYRLLIVATDPFMGSMGTNATDSPLWGLPLQFGWMLNSGRLADPTGATTCGLQTGDTMCVSTQSWWGCVTYFVSVLPFLSAVKQGFMGAGVQVQMQIPEGVQDYCTTYESCAASYPDAMSKWDAFFQGLKAAAESPLPENEKKDSLLGLFWVAEMASAHASATCNSRQSHYSSSEVSFQNSWLNSAEYVAAAHFQSNLQNSALFISPLPSRVLQVNDNAPNIADLSSEENHTLYVFSWMDSVNSLLGGTLVRMWRSAMCSVNTREKGRQMLEQLLLDPTFATQTFLSIITGMTSSC